AAATATAACAAAAGCCACCGCCGGAGAAAGAACAATGTTTATATTTTTAATATCCATATTTTATCCTCTTAGATTCGTTAACTTACTTATACTAAGACTTTTAGTATGTCTATAAATATTTATTATTAATGCCAGAGCCGTTGCAAGAAGGCTTACTTCAACCACAATAAAAGTTATTACCAGACTTTGTGTAACCATAACATTATTTCTTTCAAACCCGGCAGTAATCAGGGCAAGTGTAATCCCTTTTGCTATAATCTCAATGCCAATCAATAGCTTTATAAGATTTTTCATAGTTAAAAGACAGAATATTCCTATGAATAATAATGCTGCCACAAACCCCATATTTAACAACCAATGATTACTCATTATTTTTCTCCTTTATTCCTGAATAAAG
The nucleotide sequence above comes from bacterium. Encoded proteins:
- a CDS encoding NADH-quinone oxidoreductase subunit K: MSNHWLLNMGFVAALLFIGIFCLLTMKNLIKLLIGIEIIAKGITLALITAGFERNNVMVTQSLVITFIVVEVSLLATALALIINIYRHTKSLSISKLTNLRG